The genomic window ACCATACGATTATTCTGAAAGGACAGCTTTCTGCTGAAGCAGAGAGTATTCCGTCAAATGCGCTAATCACTTTATTGAATGAAGAGAATGGTAATGTAGAAGGATTGTTTCAAACCCGAAGTGGCTCGAGCGAATTCGTTTTGGCTTTGAATACGAATAAAAAATACACCATGCTGGTTGAAGCTTCTGGCTACGATTCGGTGGAGAAATCTATCTATTACGGTGGTGAACTGGATGGGGTAAAGGAAGTAGAAGAGATTGTAACTCTTTCGAAAAACCCGAAATGAGACGCCTCATACACATATCGCTAATTGGGATGTTCATGTCTCTTGCCCTAGTGGTTAGGGCTCAGGATCAGCAGTACACGCAGTTTTATGCTGCGCCTATGTTGTTGAATCCCGCGTTTGCAGGAACTTCTATTCAGAGTAGGGTAGCCATGAATTATCGAAATCAGTGGCCTACACTGCCTCAAGCGTTTGTGTCCTACAATTTTTCGTTTGACCACTTTTTCGCTGACATTAAAAGCGGTGTCGGGATTAACGTTTCTCACGATAAGGCGGGCACAGGTGCTTTGACCTATACCAACGTATCTCTGCAGTATGCGTACGAGTTTAACGTGACAAGAAAGATCAGCCTTCGTCCGGCGATTACCGTTGGGTATGGAAGTAATTATTTGGATATTAATAAGCTGACCTTCGGAGATCAATTGGCTAGACAAGACGATGGTTTAACCACTCTTGATCCTGACCGTGCTCGATTTAGTCAAGAGCCAGTGGCTTACCCGGATTTCGGAGCAGGATTTTTGGTTTATGCTGAGAAGTTTTGGATAGGAGCTTCAGTCTATCACATTAATGAGCCCGTTCATTCCCTTGTGGGGAGAGAGAGCGTATTGCCGCGACGAGTTTCTGCTCACGGGGGAATCAGATTGAAACTTTCTGAGATTGGCGCATTTTCAAAGCGGCAGTTTATCGTTCCGGCTTTCAACTACCAGCTTCAAGGGTTGTTTGACCAATTGGATTTGGGTTTCTATTATGAGTACGATCCTGTGGTGATAGGTCTCTGGTACCGAGGGCTGCCCGGACTCAAGAAGAATGCCAATAACACTATAAATCAAGATGCTTTGGCTGTCTTGATCGGTTATGAGATAAATAATATGCAAATCGGATATAGCTACGATCTCACCATATCATCTCTTTCACCCAATAGTGGAGGCGCTCACGAGATTTCAGTAATCCTTGAATTTGCGAGCAAAAAAAGCAAGAAAAAGAATAAACGAAGAGTTATGCCTTGTGCTAAATTCTAAAGGGATTTAGATCATTCTTCTATGAATTAGAGCCATACATCGTTATAATCTTTATCTTGGTCGAGCCAAAATCTTTTTCATGAACCTCACTAGAGATGCTTTGGAACATTTTTACTCCGAGGCTGAATGTTTTTATAAAGACCTGAGCGCAGACAATAAAACTGAGGTAATCGTGCATTATGCAGGAGACCTGAACTTTGGTTTTGCCAGCGCCCTGACTTCCCGAATGGAGAAGCTTCTTGATGAAAAGGTTGAGAATAAAACGGCTAGAAAGAGGTTTTTCACCGTATTTATTGAGGCTATTCAGAATATTCGTCTCCATAGTGAGATGGATGAAAGCGATCATGTCCACACAGTGGTTACAGTATATCGAAAAGCGAATAAGCTCTGTGGTCAATTTTCAAATATCATTGATCAACGGAAAGTCGCTGATTTGAAGGCTCGCTTCGATTCTATAAATGAGATGGATCCCGTTTCGCTCAAGGAAAAGTACATGGAAGTCATGATGAACGGAGCTAGAAGTAGCAAAGGGGGCGCAGGCCTGGGGATTATTACCATGGTTATGAGATCGAAAAATGCCAGTCCTTATCATTTATCTCCTCTCGATGAGCAACACAAAATATTCTCTCATACCGTTTGCGTAGATTTGGCTTAAGCCAATATTTATGATTTTTATTTTCGATTGGGGACACCAAACTTTCAAAGAAATCGGACCACTCTCCAAGACTGATTTCAAAACGACTCTAGAACCCGAAATGGCATGGCTCGTCATCCGCCGCAGCTGGTTCAGAGCTTTTTTTATACCTACTATTCCTACTGAAACAGACTTTGGTCTTGTAGATGAAGGTGGAAATTTTTTCAAAATTGAAAAGGCCGTATTCGAAAAGTATATGCCTTTGGCAAAATTAAATGCTGTGATTTCAAATGGTGAGATTTCGGATGAAGAATATGAGAGGCGGAGAAACGAAATGGGCTTTTAGCGATGTGTACGGTAACCTATCTTCCACAATCAGGGGCTAACATAGTAACGGCTAATCGAGATGAGTCGCCCGTTCGAAACGCTGACGGACTCTCGCCATATTTGAATAAAGATCAAAGTGAATTTCTAATAGCTAAGGAGCCCTTGCATGGAGGAACAAATTTGGCGATTGGAAAAGAGTTCACGACAGTTTTACTCAATGGCGCTTTTTTTCCTCATGAAAGAAAACTGAACTACCGAAAGAGCAGGGGTATCGTTGTGTTGGATAGTCTGGATTTTTCTGCTTTGAACGACTTCAAGCATTGCTCTTTAGAAGGAGTTGAGCCTTTTACGCTTTTGCGATTTGGGAAGAATATCGAAGAGTTGAGATGGGACGAATCAATGGTGCATTTTCGAACATACGATCCGACAAAGCCATTGATTGTTGCCAGCGCAAAGCTCTACAGCAGTGAAGTTTTGAAAAAACGTCAACAGTGGTTTGATGATCTTTTCGCATCGGATCTACCTAACAGTAATAAGGTCTGGAGTTTTCACATAAACGGAGGTGATGGTGATCTCGAAAATGACATGGTCATGAATCGCAGAAATTTAGTGCGCACAGTATCCGTGAGCCAAGTCTGTACTTCAATAATTAAAAAAGAGGTGAGGCACTTCGACATAATTCGAAATAAGACAGAAGAACTTACACTTGAGCTTTGACAGTGTCCAAGTTCATTCTCATTGCATTCAAGCCACGCTTTTCGAGTGCTTCCTCCACATA from Cryomorphaceae bacterium 1068 includes these protein-coding regions:
- a CDS encoding SiaB family protein kinase, with amino-acid sequence MNLTRDALEHFYSEAECFYKDLSADNKTEVIVHYAGDLNFGFASALTSRMEKLLDEKVENKTARKRFFTVFIEAIQNIRLHSEMDESDHVHTVVTVYRKANKLCGQFSNIIDQRKVADLKARFDSINEMDPVSLKEKYMEVMMNGARSSKGGAGLGIITMVMRSKNASPYHLSPLDEQHKIFSHTVCVDLA
- a CDS encoding type IX secretion system membrane protein PorP/SprF: MRRLIHISLIGMFMSLALVVRAQDQQYTQFYAAPMLLNPAFAGTSIQSRVAMNYRNQWPTLPQAFVSYNFSFDHFFADIKSGVGINVSHDKAGTGALTYTNVSLQYAYEFNVTRKISLRPAITVGYGSNYLDINKLTFGDQLARQDDGLTTLDPDRARFSQEPVAYPDFGAGFLVYAEKFWIGASVYHINEPVHSLVGRESVLPRRVSAHGGIRLKLSEIGAFSKRQFIVPAFNYQLQGLFDQLDLGFYYEYDPVVIGLWYRGLPGLKKNANNTINQDALAVLIGYEINNMQIGYSYDLTISSLSPNSGGAHEISVILEFASKKSKKKNKRRVMPCAKF